One Algoriphagus sp. Y33 genomic window, TCGGGATAAGTTGATGACTTTTGATTATTTCTTTGTACGCAAGGTAATGTTCGTCAAATATTCCCAGGGATTTGTGGTGCTTCCGGGTGGTTTTGGCACAATGGATGAATTTTTTGAAGCATTAACACTGATTCAAACCAATAAAATAGGAAAGTTTCCAATTGTGCTGGTAGGGAAAGATTACTGGTCAGGTCTGGTAGATTGGATAAGAAAAACTTTGCTGGCACATCATTACATCAATGAAATAGACCTTGATCTATTTGCAGTAGTAGAAAACCCTACGGAAGCAGTGAAAGTGATTGACGATTTTTACAACAAATATTTGTTGAGTCCTAATTTCTAGGACCAAAAGCGGAGCTTAAAACTCAAGTTTTACGCACTCATCTATTAAAGTTTTTAAATGAACAAATCTCACATAATCCCCCTTTATCTCTTGGTAATTCTTTGTCTGGCGATGGCAGCATACGCTATATGGAAAGTACCCGAAGAAATACCTCAGGAACCTAGTGTAGCGAATGTACAGATGCTACAAAATATGCCACTGCCTTCCCGTGACACCGTTAGACTTTTTGACCTTCCTGAGGAACTGACTTTTGCGGGGGAGAAAGTCCCCTTGGAAATAGAAGATGTCAAAGAACGGTTAGAACGGGAAATCTATGTGAATGCCTATTGGCAGTCCAACATGATTTTGCTAATGAAGCGATCAAGTAAATTCCTTCCTGAGATAGAAAAAATGTTGAAAGAAACCGGCATTCCGGATGATTTCAAATACCTCGCAATGGCAGAATCTGCACTGATGAACGTAGCCTCCCCCGCGGGAGCAAAAGGTTTTTGGCAGATTATGGAATCAACAGGCGAGGAATATGGACTGGAAATATCCAAGGATGTGGACGAACGCTATAACCTTGAAAAGGCCACCTATGCAGCATCAAGATATTTTAAGAAAGCGCATGCAAAATTCGGAGATTGGACAGCGGTCGCAGCCAGTTATAACATGGGGCAATCCGGATTTTCACGTAGGCAGGAGGATCAGATGGCCAAGAATTATTATGACCTGTACCTCAATGATGAAACGAGCAGATATTTATTCCGCATTTTGGCTTTTAAGGTAATCTTCGAAAACCCGGGAGAGTTTGGTTTTCATCTTCGGGAATCAGACTATTACAACACACCTGCTCTCAAAAAAATAATAGTTAACAATGACATTAAGAATCTTGCAGCCTGGGCCAGACTGCAAGGCAAAACTTATAAAGAACTAAAACTTTACAACCCCTGGCTTCGAGACAGGGACTTGAACGTGAAACGGGGAAAAAGCTATGAAATCCTGCTTCCGGAGTGATTCTAGAAAGTGTTGGAAATCCGGTAGAACCTGTAGAAAAAACCCATTATTCAAACCTGAAATGGAGAAGGGAAACCGCTTATTCTGTCAATGAACCAATCTTGCCCTTTCGGGTTATACTCTTTGAAGTTTACTGCGGCGTCCGGTCGAAATTCCGTACCTTTGCCGTTTAAAATTGCCAGCAGATTATATGAGTCAAGTCACTCCCGCACAGGAAGAATACATAGAGATTTTTGGAGCCCGAGAGCACAATCTTAAAAACCTAGACCTAAAGATACCCCGAAATAAACTCGTGGTAATTACGGGTCTAAGTGGTAGCGGGAAGAGCTCCCTTGCATTTGACACCATCTATGCAGAAGGACAGCGTAGGTATATGGAGTCATTTTCAGCCTATGCCCGATCTTTTCTGGGTGGGATGGAGCGTCCTGATGTGGATAAAATCAACGGCCTCTCTCCGGTAATAGCCATAGAGCAAAAGACTACTTCCAAAAATCCACGCTCTACCGTCGGCACAGTCACCGAGATTTATGATTTCATGCGTTTGCTCTATGCAAGAGCAGGGGAAGCATATTCTTATTTGACCGGATCGAAAATGGTTCGGCAAACGGAGGATCAAATCATCGATCTGCTGTTTACCAACTTTCTGAACAAGAAACTATACATCCTTGCTCCGATAGTAAAGGGGCGAAAAGGACACTATCGTGAGCTTTTTGAGCAAATCCGAAAAATGGGTTTCTCAAAAGTCCGTGTGGACGGAGTCGTCATGGAAATGGCACCCAAAATGCAGGTGGATCGTTACAAAATCCATGATATTGAGATTGTCATTGACAGAATCGTCGCAGAAGAATCCGATCGTTTTCGCATTACCCAATCCTTGAAATCTGCTTTGCAGCATGGCAAAGGAGTCATCATGATCCGTGATGAAGAGGGAGAGATTCATCATTTCTCGAAGTATCTGATGGATCCTGAGACAGGACTTTCGTACGAAGAACCTGCGCCAAATACCTTTTCCTTCAACAGCCCTTATGGAGCATGTCCCACCTGTAACGGACTGGGGATTACAGAAGAAATCACCCGTGATAGTATTATACCGGACCCGAAACTCAGTATAACAAGGGGCGGAATAGCACCGCTTGGTGAATACCGGGATATCTGGATTTTCAAAAAAATAGAAGCCATTCTCAAGCACTACAAGTGTAGCATGAGTACTCCTATAGAGAAATTACCGGAAAATGTAGTAGAAATTCTTCTTAACGGTGATAAAATAGAAGTAGCAGTAGATTCCGTAAAACATCCGGGAACCAAGTGGCACACCACTTTCGAAGGGATAATTAACTTTTTGAAAAAATATCAGGAAGGCAGTTCGGACAAGATCCAAGACTGGGTAAGTGAATATACTATTACACAGACCTGCCCGGATTGTCACGGCTATAGACTGAAACAAGAAGCATTACACATCAAAATAGACGACACCCATATTGGCCAGCTGGCTGTGATGGATATCCGTTCGCTGGGAGGATGGTTTGTAGGTCTGGAAAACAGACTCTCCGAAAAGCAAAATGTAATCGCAGCTGAAGTACTGAAGGAGATCCGAAAGAGAATTGGATTCCTGCTCGATATAGGATTGGATTATTTATCCCTCAACAGACCTCTTCGGACACTTTCAGGAGGTGAAGCCCAGCGGATCCGATTGGCTACGCAGATCGGAACCCAGTTGGTGGGGGTGCTCTATATACTGGATGAGCCAAGTATAGGGCTTCATCAGCGTGACAACGAAAAGCTAATCCAAGCACTTCAGAGTTTGCGGGGTCTGGGCAATTCAGTGTTGGTCGTAGAGCATGACAAAGACATGATGCTGGCTTCGGATTATCTCCTAGATATGGGGCCCGGTGCAGGTAGACATGGAGGAAGTATAGTAGCGGATGGCACACCTGCCCAAATCCTACAAACGGGAGGACTCACCGCCAAGTACCTCTCCGGAAAGATAGGATTACCTGTTCCGGCAGAGCGAAGAGAGGGGAAAGACAAGGTACTTACAATTAAGGGAGCAACAGGCAACAATCTCAAGAATATAGATCTTAAACTACCGCTAGGCACACTGATTTGTATTACGGGAGTTTCGGGAAGCGGGAAAAGCACCTTGATTCATGAAACACTTTATCCAATTCTAAACCAGCATATATATCATTCCAAAAAAAATCCAATGCCTTATGAAAGTGTAAAAGGACTGGAGCATTTGGATAAGGTGATAGAAGTGGATCAATCTCCAATAGGACGGACGCCAAGGTCCAACCCTGCTACTTATACGGGTGTTTTTTCTGATATACGGACTCTTTTCACCGAACTGCCTGAAGCCAAGATCAGAGGCTACAAACCCGGCCGTTTTTCTTTCAACGTAAAGGGAGGAAGATGTGAGGATTGTGAAGGAGCAGGAATGAAGCTGATCGAAATGGACTTTCTCCCGGATGTGCATGTGCCATGCGAAACCTGCAAGGGCAAACGCTACAATCGGGAGACACTGGAGATTCGCTACAAAGGGAAATCCATTTCCGATGTGCTGGATATGACGGTAGAACAGGCAGTAGAATTTTTCGATAAGCTTCCTAAAATCCTGAGAAAAATCAAAACCCTCAACGATGTGGGGCTGGGGTATATTACACTTGGTCAGCATGCCACGACTCTTTCTGGAGGAGAGGCTCAGCGCGTCAAATTAGCCACCGAACTATCCAAAAAAGATACCGGGAAAACATTCTATATCCTTGATGAACCGACTACCGGACTTCACTTCCAAGACATAGAACTGCTGATGCTCGTAGTAAATGGCTTGGTGTCTAAAGGGAATACTGTATTGATCATAGAACATAACATGGATGTGATCAAAATGGCAGATTATATAGTAGATCTGGGACCGGAAGGTGGAAATAAAGGCGGGACAATCGTAGTGCAGGGGACTCCCGAAAAGGTAGCTTCTACAGCTGGCAGCTATACCGGCCGATTTCTTAAAATGGAATTAAACAGCTAACAAGGGTTATAATCAAGGGTATCCTCCTTTTATCACATTAAGAAAGAGGAGACTCCTGCGTTATTTATCTTTGGGCGATTATGAACAGAATAAGACTGTATTGGTTCTTACAAGTACTCGGATGGGGTGGTTTTGCCGCTGTGAGTATTTTTTTGGCCTCTCTTTCCCAAGGAGTTACTTCTATTCAAATCTGGGCTTTTATTGTCCTGGCGGCAACAAATCTTATTTCTACACACTTTTTACGGTATATAGTCAAAACTTACAATTGGTTTAGACTCGGCATCGGCCAGCTTTTCTTTCAATCCTTTCTAGCCATAATAGCACTTTCATTAGCTAATTTTGTAGCGCAGATTCTGATAAACATTGCCTTTGGCACCCTAAATCCTGCCGAAGATTTCAAAATCCTGGTGATTCTAGCCAATATATTTCAGGCAATTCTACTTTATGCCTTATGGTTTGTAATGTATTTTCTGGTTCACTTTTTGGACAACTACAACACTACGTTGAAATACGAGGCGAAAATCAATGAAATAAGGCTAAATCACCTCAAAAGCCAGCTCAATCCTCATTTTATATTCAATGCACTGAATAGTGTACGGGCGTTGGTGGATGAAGACCCTATCAAAGCAAAAACGGCAATCACGAGAATCTCGAATATGCTTCGCTTCTCACTGATGATGGACAAAAAACAAACCATTAAATTTGAAGAAGAATTAAATACCGTAAAAGACTATCTGGAGCTGGAATCTATCCGTTTCGAAGAAAGACTGAAGGTAGAGTACCATATCGAGGATGAAGCCTACAGCTATAAAATTCCCCCTATGATGCTACAAACAATCGTGGAAAATGGAGTCAAGCACGGGGTGTCTAATTTGGTGAAGGGAGGTACGATTGAAGTGAAGTGCAGGGAAGGATTGCATGATGATTTGTACATTCAAGTCAAGAATAGCGGGCAGCTGACCCACCAGCCTTCATTGGATTCTGAAGACGAGCAAGGTCACGGACTGAGTAATACTGTACAAAGACTTAAGCTAATATATGGAGATAAAGCAAGCTTCCGTATCTTCAACTCAGGGAATCAATTCGTTATCACAGAAATAAAGATTCCTAAACAAAAAGTTACATTTGAATAACAAACTCAACAAAAATGCGAGCCATTGTAATTGATGATGAAAGATTAGCACGCAAGGAGCTGATCAATCTCTTAAACCAACTAGAAAGTGTGGAAGTAGTAGGAGAAGCTGTAAATGTGGACGATGCCAAAGATAAAATCGACCAGCTGAATCCGGATGTTATATTTCTGGATATACAGATGCCCGAGAAAACAGGCTTTGAGCTTCTGGAAGAACTGGATAACGTCCCCCATGTGATCTTTACCACTGCTTATGACGAGTATGCTTTAAAAGCTTTTCAGGTTAATGCCTTGGATTACCTGTTGAAACCTATCGAGCCGAAGCGGCTTGAAGAAGCTATTGCCAAGCTTCAGGGAAAAATAGATGGCTTTTCCAAAAACGAAGAAACTCCATCTATACACAGCCACAAGAAACTTACCCTTGAAGATCAGGTTTTCGTAAAAGACGGAGATAGATGCTGGTTTGTAAGACTATCGAATGTTCGATTGTTTGAGTCAGACGGTAATTATATTAAAGTGTATTTTGACAATTTCAAACCAATGATACACAAATCTTTGAATGCCTTGGATGAACGTCTGGATGAGAAATCCTTCTTCCGTGCCAGCCGAAAGCATATCATTAATCTAGGCTGGGTAGAGGGAATAGAGCCTTGGTTTAATGGGGGCCTTGTGGTTACTCTCAAAGGAGGCGATAGAATTGAGGTCAGTAGAAGGCAGGCAGCAAGGTTTAAGGAAATGATGAGTTTGTAGGTTTTATACCCAAATAAAAGCATTTGATTCCACTGATAATTTTAGTAACTAGGGAGTAAATAGGCCTATAGGCCAGAATAATTAGTTTCACTCCTAAAACGCACATCTGCCAGCTACTTATGAAAGAAGAGCGGATATTAATCGTCGAAGACGATATCAGCATCGCAGAAAATATACAGGAAATATTGGAACTCCTGGGTTATGTCAATACCGACATCGCCAACTCGGCAAATCAATGTATTAAGATCATCAAAAAATATCGTCCTGATCTGATATTCATGGATATCAAACTAAAGGGCGATAAAGACGGAATAGAGCTTGGAGAAATCTTAAAGAAAATGGTCGATGCA contains:
- a CDS encoding LytTR family DNA-binding domain-containing protein, with translation MRAIVIDDERLARKELINLLNQLESVEVVGEAVNVDDAKDKIDQLNPDVIFLDIQMPEKTGFELLEELDNVPHVIFTTAYDEYALKAFQVNALDYLLKPIEPKRLEEAIAKLQGKIDGFSKNEETPSIHSHKKLTLEDQVFVKDGDRCWFVRLSNVRLFESDGNYIKVYFDNFKPMIHKSLNALDERLDEKSFFRASRKHIINLGWVEGIEPWFNGGLVVTLKGGDRIEVSRRQAARFKEMMSL
- the uvrA gene encoding excinuclease ABC subunit UvrA, encoding MSQVTPAQEEYIEIFGAREHNLKNLDLKIPRNKLVVITGLSGSGKSSLAFDTIYAEGQRRYMESFSAYARSFLGGMERPDVDKINGLSPVIAIEQKTTSKNPRSTVGTVTEIYDFMRLLYARAGEAYSYLTGSKMVRQTEDQIIDLLFTNFLNKKLYILAPIVKGRKGHYRELFEQIRKMGFSKVRVDGVVMEMAPKMQVDRYKIHDIEIVIDRIVAEESDRFRITQSLKSALQHGKGVIMIRDEEGEIHHFSKYLMDPETGLSYEEPAPNTFSFNSPYGACPTCNGLGITEEITRDSIIPDPKLSITRGGIAPLGEYRDIWIFKKIEAILKHYKCSMSTPIEKLPENVVEILLNGDKIEVAVDSVKHPGTKWHTTFEGIINFLKKYQEGSSDKIQDWVSEYTITQTCPDCHGYRLKQEALHIKIDDTHIGQLAVMDIRSLGGWFVGLENRLSEKQNVIAAEVLKEIRKRIGFLLDIGLDYLSLNRPLRTLSGGEAQRIRLATQIGTQLVGVLYILDEPSIGLHQRDNEKLIQALQSLRGLGNSVLVVEHDKDMMLASDYLLDMGPGAGRHGGSIVADGTPAQILQTGGLTAKYLSGKIGLPVPAERREGKDKVLTIKGATGNNLKNIDLKLPLGTLICITGVSGSGKSTLIHETLYPILNQHIYHSKKNPMPYESVKGLEHLDKVIEVDQSPIGRTPRSNPATYTGVFSDIRTLFTELPEAKIRGYKPGRFSFNVKGGRCEDCEGAGMKLIEMDFLPDVHVPCETCKGKRYNRETLEIRYKGKSISDVLDMTVEQAVEFFDKLPKILRKIKTLNDVGLGYITLGQHATTLSGGEAQRVKLATELSKKDTGKTFYILDEPTTGLHFQDIELLMLVVNGLVSKGNTVLIIEHNMDVIKMADYIVDLGPEGGNKGGTIVVQGTPEKVASTAGSYTGRFLKMELNS
- a CDS encoding sensor histidine kinase, with translation MNRIRLYWFLQVLGWGGFAAVSIFLASLSQGVTSIQIWAFIVLAATNLISTHFLRYIVKTYNWFRLGIGQLFFQSFLAIIALSLANFVAQILINIAFGTLNPAEDFKILVILANIFQAILLYALWFVMYFLVHFLDNYNTTLKYEAKINEIRLNHLKSQLNPHFIFNALNSVRALVDEDPIKAKTAITRISNMLRFSLMMDKKQTIKFEEELNTVKDYLELESIRFEERLKVEYHIEDEAYSYKIPPMMLQTIVENGVKHGVSNLVKGGTIEVKCREGLHDDLYIQVKNSGQLTHQPSLDSEDEQGHGLSNTVQRLKLIYGDKASFRIFNSGNQFVITEIKIPKQKVTFE
- a CDS encoding lytic transglycosylase domain-containing protein, with translation MNKSHIIPLYLLVILCLAMAAYAIWKVPEEIPQEPSVANVQMLQNMPLPSRDTVRLFDLPEELTFAGEKVPLEIEDVKERLEREIYVNAYWQSNMILLMKRSSKFLPEIEKMLKETGIPDDFKYLAMAESALMNVASPAGAKGFWQIMESTGEEYGLEISKDVDERYNLEKATYAASRYFKKAHAKFGDWTAVAASYNMGQSGFSRRQEDQMAKNYYDLYLNDETSRYLFRILAFKVIFENPGEFGFHLRESDYYNTPALKKIIVNNDIKNLAAWARLQGKTYKELKLYNPWLRDRDLNVKRGKSYEILLPE